The following are encoded together in the Syntrophorhabdaceae bacterium genome:
- the dxs gene encoding 1-deoxy-D-xylulose-5-phosphate synthase — MFLERIEGPGDLKKLDAGELSQLAEEVRRCIIDTVSHTGGHLSSNLGVVELTLALHCVFDSPQDKIIWDVGHQSYTHKLVTGRKGRFATLRQNGGISGFPSRKESVYDVFDTGHASNSISVAVGLAEARNKTGKNHKIVAVIGDGSLTGGMSFEALNHAGHLRSDIIVILNDNEMSISKNIGALSSYLNKIMTGEFMSNLREEVKSRLRKLPQPVGDTVYKVARHVEETIKALVTPGMLFEALGFQYVGPVDGHNLGHLLDNLQNVKRLRGPVLLHVITKKGKGYVHAEDDPERFHGISTFELETGASTSKGVKTYTDIFGQTMIELAEKDERIVAITAAMGLGTGLDRFSQLFPERFYDIGIAEQHGVTFAGALALGGLRPFIAIYSTFLQRAYDQIILDVCLQDLPVVFAVDRGGIVGQDGPTHHGAFDLTYFRSIPNLILMTPKDENELRQMLYSAYCYGKPVAVRYPRGEALGVAMAPEFEEIPLGSWELLRTGTDVAIIACGSPVHPALLAAADLAEAGIHCAVINGRFVKPMDCEMLSRVAANSARILTVEENTLMGGFGSGVSEMLAEQGILVPVRNIGLPDAFLPHGSQSSLRRKIGLDREGIVKAVKDWLKSA; from the coding sequence ATGTTTCTCGAGAGAATAGAGGGCCCCGGAGACTTAAAGAAGCTGGACGCGGGTGAGCTCTCCCAGCTCGCCGAAGAAGTGCGCCGGTGCATCATCGACACGGTCTCTCACACGGGAGGGCACCTTTCCTCCAACCTGGGCGTGGTGGAGTTGACCCTCGCCCTCCATTGCGTCTTCGACTCACCGCAGGATAAGATTATTTGGGATGTGGGCCATCAGAGCTATACCCATAAACTGGTAACCGGCAGAAAAGGCCGGTTCGCCACCTTGCGTCAGAATGGCGGCATAAGCGGCTTTCCCTCACGCAAAGAAAGCGTCTACGACGTCTTTGACACCGGTCATGCGAGCAATTCCATCTCTGTGGCGGTGGGCCTCGCCGAAGCGCGCAATAAAACGGGCAAGAACCATAAGATAGTTGCGGTTATCGGCGACGGCTCGCTTACGGGAGGCATGTCTTTCGAGGCACTCAACCACGCCGGCCACTTAAGAAGCGATATTATCGTCATTCTCAATGACAATGAGATGTCCATCTCCAAAAACATCGGCGCCCTTTCGTCATATCTCAATAAGATCATGACAGGGGAGTTCATGAGCAACTTGCGCGAAGAGGTCAAGTCAAGGCTCAGGAAGCTGCCCCAACCGGTAGGCGATACCGTGTACAAGGTGGCGCGCCACGTGGAAGAGACCATAAAGGCCCTGGTTACGCCGGGCATGCTCTTCGAAGCCCTCGGTTTCCAGTATGTGGGGCCTGTAGACGGTCACAATCTCGGCCATCTCCTCGATAACCTCCAGAACGTGAAGCGCCTGAGGGGTCCTGTGCTCCTCCACGTGATCACGAAAAAGGGGAAGGGTTATGTCCATGCGGAGGACGATCCCGAGAGGTTTCACGGCATCTCCACCTTCGAGCTCGAAACAGGCGCCTCCACCTCCAAAGGGGTAAAGACTTATACCGACATATTCGGTCAGACAATGATCGAGCTTGCCGAAAAAGATGAGAGGATTGTGGCGATCACCGCGGCCATGGGCCTGGGCACAGGACTCGACCGGTTTTCCCAGCTTTTTCCCGAACGGTTTTATGATATCGGTATTGCGGAGCAGCATGGCGTCACCTTCGCCGGCGCCCTCGCCCTCGGGGGATTGAGGCCTTTCATCGCCATTTATTCTACGTTCCTCCAAAGGGCCTACGATCAGATCATCCTTGACGTCTGTCTCCAGGACCTCCCGGTGGTCTTCGCCGTCGATCGAGGCGGCATCGTGGGACAGGACGGACCTACCCATCACGGCGCCTTCGATCTCACCTATTTCCGCTCCATCCCGAACCTCATCCTCATGACCCCTAAGGACGAAAATGAGCTGAGGCAGATGCTCTATTCCGCGTACTGCTATGGAAAACCCGTTGCCGTCAGGTATCCCCGGGGTGAAGCGCTGGGGGTTGCCATGGCCCCCGAATTCGAGGAAATTCCGCTGGGCTCATGGGAGCTTTTGAGGACCGGCACCGACGTGGCGATTATCGCCTGCGGGAGCCCTGTCCACCCTGCCCTTCTGGCCGCCGCCGATCTCGCGGAGGCCGGCATTCATTGCGCTGTGATAAACGGGCGGTTCGTAAAGCCCATGGACTGCGAGATGCTTTCCCGTGTGGCAGCCAATTCCGCACGAATCCTGACCGTCGAAGAAAATACCCTCATGGGAGGCTTCGGAAGCGGGGTCTCGGAAATGCTGGCTGAACAGGGCATCCTGGTGCCTGTCAGAAATATCGGCCTGCCGGACGCATTCCTGCCCCACGGGTCCCAGTCGAGTCTGAGGCGCAAAATAGGACTCGATCGGGAAGGGATCGTAAAGGCAGTGAAGGATTGGCTAAAGAGCGCATAG
- a CDS encoding TlyA family RNA methyltransferase — translation MAKERIDTILARLGLAPSREKARVLIMAGEVYIGSERVTKPDMKVAGDAPIEVRGDPIPYVSYGGIKLEAALDRFGIDVTGFTALDVGSSTGGFVDCLLAHGVRKVHAIDVGTHQLHEKLRKDERVVLRENLNARTLTLEDIGELVDVVTIDVSFISLRKILPPVVSLIKPGGCIMSLFKPQFEVGRFEVGKGGIVKDQEKISRVMEEIKAFGLSIGVEAKDSIEVPRDRKKKNKEYFILWEIRTSPNQ, via the coding sequence TTGGCTAAAGAGCGCATAGATACCATCCTGGCCAGACTGGGCCTTGCCCCCTCCAGAGAGAAGGCAAGGGTCCTGATCATGGCGGGTGAGGTATATATCGGAAGCGAGCGGGTGACAAAACCCGACATGAAAGTAGCCGGCGACGCCCCCATCGAGGTAAGGGGAGACCCCATCCCATACGTGAGCTACGGGGGGATCAAGCTCGAAGCGGCGCTCGATAGATTCGGCATCGACGTCACGGGGTTTACGGCCCTGGATGTGGGTTCGTCCACGGGGGGCTTTGTAGACTGTCTTCTCGCCCATGGAGTGCGGAAAGTCCACGCCATCGACGTAGGCACCCATCAACTCCACGAGAAGCTGAGAAAGGACGAGAGGGTCGTCCTCCGGGAAAACCTGAACGCCCGGACCCTCACGCTTGAAGACATAGGCGAGCTGGTGGACGTGGTGACTATAGACGTATCCTTCATCTCCCTGAGGAAGATACTGCCGCCCGTGGTCTCCTTGATCAAGCCCGGGGGATGTATTATGTCTCTTTTTAAGCCTCAGTTCGAGGTGGGTCGGTTTGAAGTAGGCAAAGGCGGGATTGTGAAGGACCAGGAGAAGATCTCCCGAGTGATGGAGGAGATAAAGGCCTTCGGTCTCTCGATCGGGGTAGAGGCAAAAGATTCGATAGAGGTCCCCCGGGACAGGAAGAAAAAAAACAAGGAATATTTCATATTATGGGAAATCCGCACATCCCCAAATCAGTGA
- a CDS encoding DUF4416 family protein, producing the protein MGNPHIPKSVKYFASLMFATEISLHKAEGELVSYIGKIEQTTGLIPFIHSTYYDKEMGGNIMRVFLLFEPLLHRDLLPEIKLQTNEIERQLKVQGKRTVNIDPGYIALEHIILATTKGYSHRVYLSKGIYADLTLMFQNGTYRPLEWTYPDYREKETIFIMNQWREIYKGMLKP; encoded by the coding sequence ATGGGAAATCCGCACATCCCCAAATCAGTGAAGTACTTCGCGAGCCTGATGTTCGCCACCGAGATATCCCTTCATAAAGCGGAGGGGGAACTGGTGAGCTACATCGGGAAGATAGAGCAGACCACGGGGCTTATCCCGTTTATCCACAGCACCTACTACGATAAGGAGATGGGAGGAAATATCATGAGGGTCTTCCTCCTTTTCGAGCCCTTGCTCCACAGAGACCTCCTGCCGGAGATAAAGCTCCAGACCAACGAGATAGAGAGGCAGCTCAAGGTACAGGGAAAGAGAACCGTCAACATCGATCCCGGCTATATCGCCCTTGAGCACATTATACTCGCCACCACAAAAGGGTATTCCCACAGGGTTTACCTCAGTAAGGGCATCTACGCCGACCTGACCCTCATGTTCCAGAACGGGACATACCGGCCCCTCGAATGGACCTATCCCGATTACCGCGAAAAAGAGACCATATTTATCATGAACCAATGGAGAGAGATCTATAAGGGGATGCTGAAACCATGA
- a CDS encoding YicC/YloC family endoribonuclease encodes MKSMTGFAKVEVESAEGKLYGEARSLNSRYLEVSIKLSRADSGYEQKLREMAKQSVKRGKLDLVVRWERSSGQPAPFKVNEGTVKQYVEMARSLKEEYGIKGDLTLETLFNQREIITFEESNGIPEEILLPAFHSLLTKLNEEKAREGALILSDLFGRLESISGYLKEIEERWPSVIEAHGEKLRERVTEATKGIPVDEGRILQELAIYMERLDIAEELVRLRGHIGNFQDTVASDESIGRKLDFIIQEMVREANTIGSKSNDLYVNERVIQIKVEIEKLREQAQNVE; translated from the coding sequence ATGAAGAGTATGACAGGATTTGCCAAAGTGGAGGTAGAAAGCGCCGAAGGGAAGCTTTACGGTGAAGCGAGGTCCTTAAACAGTCGCTACCTTGAAGTCAGCATAAAGCTCTCGCGGGCCGATTCCGGCTACGAACAGAAGCTGAGAGAGATGGCAAAACAAAGCGTGAAACGGGGTAAACTTGACCTCGTGGTCAGGTGGGAGCGCTCGTCGGGACAACCGGCCCCATTTAAAGTGAACGAGGGTACGGTAAAGCAGTATGTGGAGATGGCACGGAGCCTGAAGGAAGAATACGGGATCAAAGGGGATCTCACCCTGGAAACCTTGTTCAACCAGCGGGAGATCATCACCTTTGAGGAGAGTAACGGGATACCGGAAGAGATCCTCCTTCCCGCGTTCCACTCCCTTCTTACGAAACTGAATGAAGAGAAGGCCCGGGAAGGGGCCCTTATACTGAGCGACCTCTTCGGTCGGCTGGAGTCGATATCCGGCTATCTCAAAGAGATCGAGGAGCGATGGCCTTCGGTTATCGAGGCCCATGGAGAAAAGCTGCGCGAGAGGGTGACGGAGGCGACAAAAGGAATCCCTGTCGACGAGGGGAGGATATTGCAGGAGCTTGCGATCTACATGGAGCGTCTCGATATCGCCGAGGAACTCGTGAGGCTCAGGGGCCACATAGGTAATTTCCAGGATACGGTCGCGTCCGATGAATCGATAGGAAGAAAGCTCGATTTCATTATTCAGGAGATGGTGAGAGAGGCCAACACCATCGGGAGCAAGTCGAACGACCTCTATGTGAACGAACGGGTTATCCAGATAAAAGTTGAGATAGAGAAACTGAGGGAGCAGGCTCAGAATGTCGAATAA